GAGGATAACTCCTCTTCCGCCTCCCCGACTCTTCCTCGCCATCCGTCCTAGCCAGCGCGCTCActgcctcctcgtcgccgccccaTCCCCACCGGCGATCTGCGGCGCGTGACGGCCCGCGGAGGCGCACGATGGCTCACGGGCGCATCCacggaggcggtggcgcaccgccctcctccttttccacaccaCGCCCCTGCCCCACCTCGGCTCTCTCGCCCGCCTCTGCCGCTCCCAACCTCCAGCACGCGCCACCACCTTCCCCCTCTTCCACACCACGCCCCTTGCCCCACCTCGGCACTCtcgcccgccgctgccgctcccAACCTCCAGCACAGATCCCTCCCGTTGTCTCGTCGGTCCACGCGAGCCGCCGTCGCATATCTAGATGGGAACCGCGGGCGCTACCGCTCGACGGAGCGGCCGCTTCCTCGGCCTTCATCTTCTACGGTGGGGACGCCCGAGGCTCCCGGTCCTTTCACTCCTCCGACCTGCTGTCCtcctacgccgccgccggagccgccatCGCATATCTAGATGGGAACCGCGGGCGCTGCCGCTCGACGGAGCGACTGCTTCCTCGGCCTTCATCTTCTACGGTGGGGGCGCCCTAGGCTCCCGGTCCTTTCTCTCCTCCGACCTGCTGTCCTCCTACGCCGCCACCGCTCGACGCAGCATTAGCTTCCTCTCCTCCAaccggccatggccgccccccttcctctcctcccaaGCCCCATCCTTCTCCGTGGTAAATTAATTTTGATTGATGCATGCGTTGGCTGTAGGCTGTATCCTGGTATCCTAAATCTCGATTGATGCATGTGTGATGTTGAATTTTGACTATTGTGATACTGATGGAGGCTGTTGCCTTTCGTGCGCCGGCGGTCCCAAATCCGAGACAAACTCTCCCCCACAACCCGTCTCCTCTTCACACACGACACAATTCCAAATCCGAGACGAACTCGAGCAATGGGGTGCCATGGAATCCTTCGCCCGTTCTACAAAAGGTATTCGATCACCTTGAACTTCAGAACACGAGATCGACATTGCCGCACCCGAAATATCACCATATCGACATTGCCGCGCCTGAAGTATTGCAGGCTTCTCGCCCAAACTTTCGTTAGACCGAGTGGCCCGAACTCCACACAAGGTACAGGAAAAATCTTGTTAAGCATCTGCTGTTAATTTCAGTAGGTACGGGATAgatcttgtttctttttcattaTCGTGTTCATGTTGAATCTTCTTGCTTAAAGATTATGTTTTTCTTGCTCAAACTGTCTGGAGTATATTTATGTTCATGCTTCTAATGATTTTTAATTAACAGTTTAAATTGTTGACCCATCTAAGTCTAAGATTATGTTGTTTACTGTTGATGGTGTCATATATCTCTGTTGGGATcttaaccttttttttcttgtgcttGCAGACCATGGATCACGACGTTGAAACAAACACTCTTGAGGATTTAGATAACCGGCCTTTAATAACAGCAAGATGTTGTGAATCAGTTCTTTTGGATGATTTACCTTCCGTCTCAGCATCATCTCGGGTTTCTGAAACTTGTACGCAATCAGATGATCATATAGATGCTGATCCATTGCCATCGCCTCCATCAGCAACCAAGTTGACAGTTTCTGAACTGACTAATGACGAAAAAGATCCAGATGATGCTTCTCAAACGATAGGTTCAGAATCAGCTGATCATATAGATGGCGATCCATTGCTATCGCCTCCATCAACAACCAAGTCGACAGTTTCTGAATTGATGAATGAGGAAAATACAAATGACGTGATATATGAATTGGCGgatgaagaaaaaactgaCGTGACATATGACTATCTACCACAAGGTAAAATTTTCACTTATTATTTTTATACTTCTGTACTAATGATTTTCATCAATGGGCTAGAGCTTTTCATCAAGATATAGCGCAAAACTGTTGATTCAATCTTTTTGTAGATTATGCATCGACCGAACTGGATGCATGTTCATTATATCTAAATCAGGGTATAACGCAAATCTGTTACTTCCATCTTTTTATAGATTACGCATTGACCGAACTGGATCTGTGTGCTCATTTAGTAATCGAAGACTCtttagaaaaacaaatattggTGAAGATAGATCAAGTATATGTCAAATAGTGTGATTTGATGTGCCTGCTAGATAGTGCCAAATGGCTAACTGATGATGTAAATACCTTTACtaacaagaaaaatgtttATGATTATTTTAGTATTCATCAACAATAAATAATTTCAAAACTTTTTAGGTAATCAgcgcatatatatatacatatatatatatacatacatatatatatatataaatacatGAGCAAAATAAGAATGACCATAAAGTGTATTTTGAGAATACCTTTTTAGCCGGACTGTTAAAACGGGATGGTGAGATTGGAATACATGAAGCAACCTTTATGACAAAGATTGTCGGAAACTATCTCAAGCATGACATGGTAACATCTAGACCCATAATTGTAAGTTCTATTATtttgatgaggacatcccaagtaatgatacaaccacaacCCCTACAGCAcgtacacctcaagtaccggagatacatggaccagtTACTAGAggtcgtgcacgacaactaaattatcaggtactttcgttcctcggtacttcatttaatattaatgagaatatgctgttgcctaagatgggttcttttatgtgttttaggaatgaaggacctagcttggacctcaaggatcagcgttggacagcaaaccatggaggtggcagcaaggtggcgggagttagctcaagtgttgatttcagaacattgaaaccgccataaagagatgagaaaaaggccgcatcctcttcatcaatgggatttcggccaagtggaggattccccctccaatgggtatctatgggccaaagatgagggttataaccttctTTTAtcgggcctaaggccatgtaatagggtccagccaatttttagatgttttcgttgtgttttaggaggattcctaggccgtttcggagtcccacaagggcctggccgaaaaccacctagttcccctcctatttataccccatgagcccccctatggagccttgggttttgattagataaagtttagcctttgctactttcgtgtaatcgcgtgtgtcggttagaccacctgttttaccgtcatcaagactccaactatattgagtattcagattcatgaaccttcatatctcctattcgcaatttcagattgcttttcatcttgttcttgcttgttcttcgattgcttgcaggaacaaagaccttcgtggtcaggttgatcgtgcccccgcggaatcaataaccttctggagttggtgtatcgatcgctaaggcgctgcctcctaggttgtagtcggatcgtcaacgtcacctcctaccaaatcgataattaggtatctcatcgaaagatcgggacaccctcgaggctatcacgtggtatcagagcttaaggttgctcggtgagatttttccagtttatccgtagtttagatctgtttttacctatcgtccagaaaaagccaaacaaaaattagaattagttaccttgtcctagaaccaatctgagccttgcaattttcacattagtatttgcattgttgaatctttgctgcattaatcgtgtcgagttgctggattagattggatcgtttttcagattttttctactagatcgaacttgcttttggttttcttgttcttcgtgtgacgcaggtttccttcatcaatcttccgccgccaaacttcctgccacatcaccgccataatcttccgccgccaccatatcttccaccgagtccctcttcgagtcctacaccgagtccttcttccagtcctacatcgagtccctcttccagtcctacaccgagtccctcttcgagtcctacaccgagtccctcgtcgagtcctacatcgagtcggcaagttatagttttcagccgcgagttcgagtccgagtccaatcaagagtgcttttggaaagtgtttcataatatatcgaattttgtttagagatcaagttgttcggaaagttgtgaaaaaaaaagaagggaaagaaaaaaaaaaggaagaaagaaagaaaaaaaaaggaaaaaaaaagagaaagagttcgagtcaatttcggacccgagtccgagtagaattttagtttcaggtgggtttgacccgtgttcagtaaaacggacgtatcttttgcataccaactcggatttagacattcttggactttttggaaagctcacgacaaagcgcatcaggaaatatccagggcatagccctgcactttgaccctcaaattctgCCTCTAAGGCGGACTTTTCGAGGTCCAAAGTTTCTGCACCCGTTTTACGGCACCGGGGCAGCgcagtatatctcagttttctccaccgtccgacctccgtttcgagtgatcttgcacttgttggaaagcttgttttgatacgcttctaacccatattttctcatatttttctgagttttccttactacagcctttgctattctcctacagaccgacgtgcagctttccggttttaacttcttttgcgtgagtttctggggataaaaaaaaagaaaaaaaaatagaaaagaataagaatccaaacagaaggccacaaaagaaaaaaaaaagaaaaaaaatattccccagagatttacttgttttacctttgatttgatctttcctttctacctttttcagtatctaggcttagttaatttctgtaattcgttcttgtcGACTCCAGcaactaggactagcatttttgagcatattttcaactttgcattgctgatttgattattcgcttttccttgctactcacataagcctccaagctccacagattctacacctaggttggtttgcctcgaggcatcgatacactaatcttcggagggcttgttctcgccgctggccatcaccttcctgtttgctgggtaagaacgagtaagaacttgattaaaagttgagtggagtgatctttggaaccccacatcctagtagtgcatagggacttttccttgtgatttgtttcttgttttctcctaacgatggcaggttctgacgatgatttacaaggccactctccacgcacaaagggcattatttcacattttgatcgcaAGCTTAGGCTCCGTAACGAGGAACTGGATGAGAACGTTCGGGTTGCGAATgagagacttggaaccttggagagcgcgcacattgaaacaaataccaagctaacatctttacagaattctgttgctaccattagtacttctctggcagaaatcacgacgcaactggcggcaattgctgcaacgaccatcgctacaccgggaggaaacaatacacacaaccagcggaccgctaataacggtaccttcgcaagcgaggttgaggagaacgacgacgactactccgcggatacggaacacgacggggccgtaaaccatcacaacgaccgtgatcatcgccgaactcgtttcaaccgccgaggtatgggaccgacacgacctcacagagaggaacatgacttgctgcattctattaaacttaaggttcctccttttgatggaaaatatgaccctgatgaaaagaattatgcgcgctagatatgttccttcatactattcgcgtgacttgttaaagaaactacaacaattaaggcaaggtagtaattctgtccaagattattatcaagaaatgcaaaagaacatgttacgttgtggtttagttgagaatgaggaagctgctatggctagattctttggtggtttaaatcgtgaaattgctgacattgttgattataaggagtataattctatcaatcgattgtttcacattgcttgcaaagctgaaagggaagtgcagggacgacacgcgaacgtgcggactaacttttctgcaggtcgtacttcctcatgggcagcacgcagccccgctgccccttccacacgcccagctgcaccccctacacgtccggctgttccgactacttccaccaacaagcaaagtacctctacacctacatccgcaaaggttggaccagcagcaacaagaaatacacccgctgcctctgcacaaagttcagcagcgtccgttgcttccaccggacggaccggagataaccaatgtcgtaggtgcaaaggatacgggcattttcagcgggactgtccaaccaaatgcgttatgatcatacgtgaagacggagtatatgattcagccagtgattttgacgaagctacctatgctctcattgccgatgaagagcaagaagaccccgctgcccaccatgacgaggagttaatgggagctgaagccgctgatcagtacttgagtttgattgcacaacgcaccttgagcgtccaaatgagccacgccgaacaaaatcagcggcataacttgttccaaacaaaaggggtcatcaaggagcgcgctgttcgtatcatcatagatgggggaagttgcaataatttggccagcacggagatggtggaaaaacttgttcttaccaccaggccgcacccccacccttactacgttcaatggtttaacaacagcggtaagctcaaggtaactagaacagtccgtgcacactttactattggtacatattctgattttgtggattgtgatgtggtacctatgcaagcatgttctatgttactcggttgtccatggcaatatgatacagattctgttcatcatggtagaactaatcattattcttttatgcatgctggtaagaaaattggtttgaaacctatgactcctgaacaaattgtgaaagatgatcttgctagagctagtagagcaaagagcaaagagaaggataagagtgagaaccataatgtcgctaaagaatttaagcaccaagcgtctactagcaaatctgaaccgaaacatgttaatgaaattaaattgaaaggtgcatgcttgcttgcaagtaaatccgatatttctgagttagatacgaataattctgtttgctatgcattcatttgcaaagaggctttgttttcatttgaggatatgcctccctctttgccccctgctgtttctcacgttttgcaggagtattccgacatctttccacaagacgtaccaccaggattaccacctattcgagggattgaacatcaaattgatttaattcctggtgcttcgctgcccaactgtgcgccctaccgtaccaatccagaggagacgaaggagattcaacgacaagttcaagaattgctcgacaaaggttatattcgtgaatcccttagtccttgtgctgttcctgttattttggtaccaaagaaagatggttcttggcgtatgtgtgtagattgtagagctattaataacattactattcgctatcgtcacccaattcctagacttgatgatatgttagatgaattaagtggctctaccgtgttctctaaagttgatttacgtagtggttaccatcaaattcgaatgaaattaggcgatgaatggaaaacagcatttaaaactaagtttggactatatgagtggttagtcatgccttttggtcttactaacgcacctagcactttcatgcggttaatgaacgaagttttacgtgctttcataggacgatttgtggtggtttattttgatgatatattgatttacagcagctctttagaagaccacttgaatcatttacgtgctgtttttgatgctttgagagatgcacgtttgtttggtaaccttgagaagtgcaccttttgcaccgatcgagtttcgtttcttggctatgttgtcactccacagggcatagaagttgataaggccaagatcgacgctattcaaagctggccaactccaacaatGGTCACCCAAGTGATgagctttcttggactcgctgggttttatcgccgctttgtaaaggatttcagcacccttgctgcaccgcttaatgaactcacaaagaaggacgttccatatgtatggggcgctgcacaagaagaagcttttctcatattgaaagataagttgacacaagctcctttactccaacttcctgattttaataagacttttgagttggagtgtgatgctagtggaatcggtttaggaggtgtgttgttacaagatggaaaacctgttgcatactttagtgaaaaattgagtgggcctagtctgaattattctacttatgataaggaattatatgctctcgttcggactttagaaacatggcaacattatttatggcccaaagaatttgttatacattctgatcatgaatctttgaagcatattcgtagtcaagcaaagctgaaccgtcgtcatgctaaatgggttgaatttattgagtcttttccgtatgttattaaacataagaagggtaaagataatgttattgctgatgcgttatcacgtcgttataccttgttatctcagcttgattttcggatatttggattggagactataaaagaacaatatgaacatgatgcagattttaaggatgttttgcagcattgtaaagagggcagaacatggaacaagttcgtcattaatgatggatttgtgttccgtgctaacaagctatgcatcccagatagctccgttcgtcttttgttgttacaggaggcacatggaggagggttgatgggtcacttcggcatgaagaagaccgaagatgtgctcgctgagcatttcttttggcctcggatgagacgggatgttgagagatttatcgctcgctgcactacatgtcaaaaagctaagtcacgactcaatcctcatggtttatatatgcctctccctgttcctaatgttccttgggaagatatatcaatggattttgttttgggattgcctcgaactaagaaggggagggatagcatatttgttattgttgatagattttctaagatggcacattttataccttgtcataagagcgatgatgctacaaatgttgctgatttattctttcgtgaaattgttcgcttgcatggtgtgcccaatactatagtttcagatcgtgacacaaaatttcttagccacttttggagatgtttatgggctaagttggggactaaattgctttttaggactacatgtcatccccaaacagatggacaaactgaagttgttaatagaacattatctactatgcttagggctgttttaaagaagaacttgaaaatgtgggaagaatgtttacctcatattgaatttgcttataatcgttcaCTACATTtaaccacaaaattgtgcccttttgaaattgtttatggttttatacctcgtgcaccaattgatttgttacctttgccaacttctgaaaaagttaactttgatgctaaggaacgtgctgaacttataataaaaatgcatgagacgactaaagagaacattgagcgcatgaattctaagtataaacttgcgggagataggggcagaaaacaaattgtgtttgaacctggagatcttgtttggttgcatttgcgcaaagattgtttccctgatttgcgcaagtctaagttaatgccacgagctgatggtccctttaaggtgttagcgaaaattaatgataatgcatataaacttgagctacctgcagattttagggttagtcccacgtttaatattgcagatttgaagccttatttgggagaaaaagatgaactaccgtcgaggacgatttcgattcaagaaggggaggatgatgaggacatcccaagtaatgatacaaccacagcccctacagcacgtacatctcaagtaccggagatacatggaccaattactagaggtcgtgcacgacaactaaattatcaggtactttcgttcctcggtacttcatttaatattaatgagaatatgctgctgcctaagatgggttcttttatgtgttttaggaatgaaggacctagcttggacctcaaggatcagcgttggacagcaaaccatggaggtggcaacaaggtggcgggagttagctcaagtgttgatttcagaacattgaaaccgccataaagagatg
The Brachypodium distachyon strain Bd21 chromosome 2, Brachypodium_distachyon_v3.0, whole genome shotgun sequence genome window above contains:
- the LOC104582661 gene encoding uncharacterized protein LOC104582661 — protein: MGCHGILRPFYKSIAGFSPKLSLDRVARTPHKTMDHDVETNTLEDLDNRPLITARCCESVLLDDLPSVSASSRVSETCTQSDDHIDADPLPSPPSATKLTVSELTNDEKDPDDASQTIGSESADHIDGDPLLSPPSTTKSTVSELMNEENTNDVIYELADEEKTDVTYDYLPQAGLLKRDGEIGIHEATFMTKIVGNYLKHDMHVHLKYRRYMDQLLEVVHDN